From Senegalia massiliensis, a single genomic window includes:
- a CDS encoding fdrA domain protein: MAKVNDLFGKELKIANIGLETFYEANKDQEITTIQVEWKPPAGGDPKLIEILNKLK; encoded by the coding sequence ATGGCTAAGGTGAATGATTTATTTGGAAAAGAACTTAAAATTGCTAATATTGGATTAGAAACATTCTATGAAGCAAATAAAGATCAAGAAATAACAACAATACAAGTAGAATGGAAACCACCTGCAGGTGGAGATCCTAAATTAATAGAAATATTGAATAAACTTAAATAA
- the fdrA gene encoding acyl-CoA synthetase FdrA — MITKNFIKENSYYDSVTLMTISSKISSMDGVKNAAVMMGTDYNKNLMKDSGLLLEENLDSDSNDMIIGVIAEDEERAQMVIDEVENQLNKKNNASISGELKVKTLDTAIEKINGLNFTVISIPGKYARAEVEKALDNDLNVLLFSDNVSITDEIELKDKAIEKGLLMMGPDCGTAIINGAALGFANVINRGNIGMVAASGTGLQETSCIIDKKGAGLSQGLGTGGRDLKEQVGGKMMMVGIDALAEDDETEVILLVSKPPAENVMKKILDRVESINKPVIACFLGGDPELVKDSKAIFAETLEDAAVMAVNASKGEEYQNVIFDMSDEEITKIVEKEIASKKDEQKYIRALYTGGTLAYEGMLIVKKDVDNIYSNISLKGTKELNNVDISEKNTFLDMGDDYFTDGRPHPMIDPRLRVDRIEEEAKDNEVSVILLDVVLGYGSHEDPAGEAVKAIEKARQISEKDGRHITFISSICGTDKDIQDFEEQEKKLKDAGVIVMESNAQAARIASLIINKSRNLGGK; from the coding sequence ATGATTACTAAGAATTTTATAAAAGAAAATTCTTATTATGATTCAGTAACATTAATGACTATTTCAAGTAAAATTTCATCAATGGATGGAGTTAAAAATGCTGCAGTTATGATGGGCACAGACTATAATAAGAACTTAATGAAAGATTCAGGATTACTATTAGAGGAAAATTTAGACTCAGATTCAAACGATATGATAATTGGAGTTATAGCTGAAGATGAAGAAAGAGCACAAATGGTAATTGATGAAGTGGAAAATCAACTTAACAAGAAAAATAATGCATCTATAAGTGGTGAATTAAAAGTTAAGACATTAGATACAGCGATAGAAAAAATAAATGGATTAAATTTTACAGTTATATCTATACCTGGTAAATATGCAAGGGCAGAAGTTGAAAAAGCTCTAGATAATGATTTAAATGTATTATTATTTAGTGATAATGTATCTATAACAGATGAGATTGAATTGAAGGATAAAGCTATAGAAAAAGGTTTATTAATGATGGGACCTGATTGTGGTACAGCTATAATAAATGGAGCTGCATTAGGTTTTGCTAATGTTATTAATAGAGGTAATATAGGTATGGTGGCAGCATCAGGTACTGGACTTCAAGAAACAAGTTGTATAATTGATAAAAAAGGTGCAGGTTTATCACAAGGCCTTGGAACAGGTGGACGTGACTTGAAAGAACAAGTTGGTGGTAAAATGATGATGGTTGGTATAGATGCATTAGCAGAAGATGATGAAACAGAAGTTATTCTTCTTGTATCAAAACCACCAGCAGAGAATGTTATGAAAAAGATACTAGATAGAGTTGAATCTATAAATAAACCAGTAATAGCTTGTTTTCTAGGTGGGGATCCTGAATTAGTTAAAGATAGTAAAGCTATATTTGCTGAAACATTAGAAGATGCTGCAGTTATGGCTGTTAATGCTTCTAAAGGAGAAGAATACCAAAATGTAATATTTGATATGAGTGATGAAGAAATCACTAAAATTGTAGAAAAGGAAATAGCATCTAAAAAAGATGAACAAAAATATATAAGAGCTTTATACACTGGTGGAACTCTTGCTTATGAAGGTATGCTTATAGTAAAGAAAGATGTTGATAATATATATTCTAATATATCACTTAAAGGTACAAAAGAACTAAATAATGTTGATATAAGTGAAAAAAATACATTCTTAGATATGGGAGATGACTACTTCACTGATGGTAGACCTCATCCAATGATTGATCCAAGACTTAGAGTGGATAGAATAGAAGAAGAGGCTAAAGATAATGAAGTATCAGTTATATTATTAGATGTAGTATTAGGATATGGCTCACATGAAGATCCAGCTGGTGAAGCTGTTAAAGCTATTGAAAAAGCTAGACAAATATCAGAAAAAGATGGAAGACATATAACTTTCATATCATCAATATGTGGTACAGATAAAGATATACAAGACTTTGAAGAACAAGAGAAAAAACTTAAAGACGCTGGAGTTATCGTTATGGAAAGTAATGCTCAAGCAGCTAGAATTGCATCTTTAATTATAAATAAATCTCGTAATTTAGGAGGCAAATAA